A stretch of DNA from Cupriavidus taiwanensis:
CGGCGTCGATGCGGGCAATGCGGGCCTGCGGAAAGCGCGCCGCCAGCGCTTCCTCGATGCGCTGGGTGCCGCGCCCGAGCGGCGCGATATCGACATTGCCGCAGTCGGGACAGTGGTGCGGCACCGGCGCCTCGAGGCCGCAGTGGTGGCAGCGCAGGCGTCGCTCGGGCCGGTGCAGCACCAGGTACGCCGAGCAGCGCGGGCAGCCCGAGAGCCAGCCGCAGCTGTCGCAGGCAACCACCGGCGCATAGCCGCGCCGGTTCAGGAACAGCAGGCTTTGCTCGCCGCGCGCCAGGCGCGCGTCGATGGCCTCCAGCAACGGCACCGACAAGCCCTCGAACAGGGCACGCTGGCGCTGGCGCTCATGGTTCAGGTCGACCAGCCGCACCGCCGGCAGCGCCGCATCGGCCTGGGCGCGCTCGCGCAGCACCAGCTTGCGGTAGGTGCCCTGCCCGGCCCGCCACCAGGTTTCCATCGACGGCGTGGCCGAACCCAGCACCACCCGGATGCCGCGCTGCTTGGCGCGCCACACCGCCAGGTCGCGTGCGGAGTAGCGCAGCCCTTCCTGCTGCTTGTAGGAGGTGTCGTGCTCCTCGTCGACCACGATCAGCGCCAGCGCCGGCAGCGACGCCATTACCGCCATGCGCGTGCCCAGCACGATGCGGGCCTCGCCGCGGTGCGCCGCCAGCCACTGCAGGCTGCGCTCCTGGTCGGCCAGGCCGCTGTGCAGTACCGCCAGCGGCAACTGCGGGAAGCGCGCCGCAATGCGGCCCTGCAGTTGCGGGGTCAGGTTGATTTCCGGCACCAGCATCAGCACCTGCGCGTGCGGATCACGCGCCAGCACCGCCTGCATCGCATGCAGGTAGACCTCGGTCTTGCCGCTGCCGGTGACCCCATGCAGCAGGAACGGGGCAAAGCCTTCGGCCTCCGCAATGGCCTGCACCGCGGCGCGCTGCTCGTCATGCAGCGGCGGCGCGGCCGATGGCGGCCGGGCGGGGTCGGTCGGCAACAAGGTGCGCGCGGTGCGACTGGCCTCGACCCAGCCGGCGGCCTGCCATTCGGCCAGCCGCGACGGTGCCGCGGCACAGAGGACGCGCGCCTGCGCCAGGGACAGCGGCTCGCCCGTGGCGGCGCGCTCGGCCAGCGCCTGGGCCAGCGCACGCACGCTGCGAGCGCGGGGCGGCACGGCCGCCAGCAAGGGCTCCGCCTGGCCAGGCAACACGCGGTATTCATCGGTGCGGGCACGCTGGGCCAGGCTGGGCCAGCTTTCCGCCTCGCGCAGCGCGGGCGGCAAGGCCGGCAACATCACTTCGCCGAGCCGGCGCTGGTAGTAGCGCGCGGCAAAGGCTGCCAGCCCGATCCAGTCCGGCTGCAGCGGCGCCAGCCAGTCCAGCCGTTGCGCCACCGGCCGCAGCTTGTCCACAGGCACTGTGGATCCGTGTGCGAATTCGACCGCCACGCCGACCATGCTGCGGCGGCCGAACGGCACCACCACCAGGTCCCCTGGCGCGACGTCGGCAATGGCGAGGTAGTCGAAGCAGTCGTCGGCGGGCGTGTCGAGGGCAACCCGGATCACCAGCGGCACCGCCGAAGCCGCCGCGGAGGATGGCGCCACGGGCTCGCAAGGGAGCGTGCCGCTATCCGGCAGCATGCATGACCTGGAGGTGCATCGCCGTCAGGCAGGTGTCGGTCCACTGGCGGCCTGCCGGGCCATGGCGGAAGATTGGTGTGCGGCGCAGCATCAACTTAAAGTAAAACTTCAGATGTGGCCCTAAGTCGATGATAGATGACTGGTTTTCCACTAATTGCAGTGCCCCTGTGGATAACTTTGTTGAAAAGTCGCTTTGCCTGGCCGGGAAGGCCCGAAAAACAAGGGATCCACTGGCATCCACCCCTTCTTTGCAAATCTTCCAAAGCCTTAAAAATCAAGGGCTTGCAAACATCCCCCAGATAGGTTAGGGAATAACCCTGTCCTGCACTGCGGCAAACCTATCGGTGTGCATAAGTCAAGTGCCGCCAGTCAACTCCGCGTACCTTTTTGGTGGGGCCTGGCGAAAAAGTTAACTTGACATGGTACGGCCACGCGGCCCGCGCAGCACTGGGTACGGGCGCGGCCCGGTCGCTGCAGCGCGGGGCAGCACCGAACCGGCCTACCTGCCTGGATACCGCGGCCGTCACTTCCCTGCTGCGCGCAGCTGGCGGCTGTGCCGGTGCACTTCGTCGACCAGCACGGAGACGCTCTCCGGCGGCGTGAACTGTGAAATCCCGTGGCCGAGGTTGAAGACATGGCCGTCGCTGCCGCCGCCGGCGGCATAGCTGTCCAGCACGCCACGCACCTGCGCACGGATCGCGGCCTCGGGCGCAAACAGGACGGTCGGGTCGATATTGCCCTGCAGTGCCACGCGGCCGCCGGTGCGCCGGCGCGCCTCGGTCAGGTTGACGGTCCAGTCCAGCCCGATGGCATCGGCGCCGGTGTCGGCCAGCGCTTCCAGCCACAGCCCGCCGCCCTTGGTGAAGACGATCGCCGGCACTTGCTGTCCGGCGTGCTCGCGCTTCAGGCCGGCCAGCACGCGCCGCATGTAGGCCAGCGAGAACGCCTGGTACATGCCGTCGGCCAGCGCCCCGCCCCACGTGTCGAAAATCATCACGGCTTGGGCGCCCGCCTCGATCTGCGCGTTCAGGTACGCCGTGACCGCCTGCGCATTGATTTCGAGGATGCGGTGCATCAGGTCGGGGCGGCCGTACATCATCGCCTTGACCGTGCGGAAATCATCCGAGCCGCCGCCCTCGACCATGTAGCAGGCCAGGGTCCAGGGGCTGCCCGAGAAACCGATCAGCGGCACGCGCTGGCGGCCGTCCTGCACCAGCGCACGGCGAATCTCGCGCACGGCGTCAAACACGTACTGCAGCGACACCATGTCGGGCACGGCCAGCTTGTGCACGTCGGCCTCGGTGCGCAGCGGATGGGCGAAGCGCGGGCCTTCGCCCTGCGCGAACGACAGGCCCAGGCCCATCGCATCCGGCACCGTCAGGATGTCCGAGAAGAGAATGGCCGCGTCCAGCGGATAGCGGTCCAGCGGCTGCAGTGTCACCTCGGTGGCGTAGGCCGGGTTCTTGGCCAGCCCAAGGAAGCTGCCGGCGCGCGCGCGCGTGGCGTTGTACTCGGGCAGGTAGCGGCCTGCCTGGCGCATCAGCCACAGCGGCGTGTATTCGGTCTGCTGGCGGCGCAGCGCGCGCAGGAAGGTATCGTTCTGCAGTGCGGTCATGGTCATCCTCGTAAGACCGCCATTCTAAGGGATGGCTGCGCGCGGATGCCGCTTGTATGTTCAGACCAGACCAGTGCGGTAGAGTCTGAGCGTCGTTGAGGCGGCCAGACCGGCTCGTGCAGTTTGATAGCCGCTAGGGTGATCGAGCCCGCGCCTGAGTACAGAACGCACGGTCGCCGTGCTGGTCTTCCTGAAGCCCGAACGGTTACGCGCGCCTTGTGTGAGCGCGCATGCACAAGCAAGGGATCTGAAGACCATGTCTGTTATCTCAGTTGTTGGTATTGACGTTGCGAAGGCACACGTCGATGTCTGTGTACTGGGCGCCAATCGCGATACCCAGCAGTTTGCCAACGATGCCGAGGGCCATTCGGCACTGGCCGCGACCTTGCAGCCGCTGGGGATTGGCCTGGTGGTGATGGAGGCCACCGGCGGCTACGAGGCGGCACTGGTCTGTGCGCTGCAGGCGGCAGGCCAACCTGTGGCGGTGATCAACCCGCGCCAGGCCCGCGATTTCGCCAAATCCATGGGGCGCCTCGCAAAGACCGACACCATCGATGCGCGCATGCTCGCCGAACTGGCCTCGGTACTGGTGCAACGCGAAGACCTTGCGCGCTTCCTGCGCCCGCTGGCCGACGCCCAGCAGCAGTGGCTGGCGGCCCTGGTTACGCGCCGGCGCCAACTGCTGACCATGTTGAACGCCGAACGCCAGCGGCTGCAGATCACGCCGGCCGGGCTGCACCCGAGCATCGAGGCCATCGTGGCGGCCATCAAGGCCCAACTGGACGACGTGGAGGCGCAGATGGTGGGCCACATGCGTGAGCACTTTGGGGAACTAGATCGGCTGTTGCAGTCGGCCAGCGGCATCGGCCCGGTGGCCAGCGCCACGCTGATTGCCGAATTGCCTGAGCTCGGGCGGCTCAGCCGGCGCGAGATCGCGGCCCTGGTAGGTGTGGCGCCCATGGCCAATGACTCGGGCAGCAGCAGGGGGCGGCGCCGGATTCTGGGAGGGCGCTTCGAGATCCGGCGGGTACTGTACATGGCCACGCTCACCGCAACCCGGCACAACCCCGCCATCAAAGCCTTCTACCAGCGCCTGACAGCCGCCGGCAAGCTGCCCAAGGTGGCGTTAGTGGCCTGCATGCGCAAGTTACTGACCGTGCTCAACGCCATGGTCAGAACCAGCACCCCTTGGGGCAAATCGCTTCACCGAACTTGACTTTGAAGACGGTTACTCAGACGTCGTCGATCATCCCGGTGAACGCCGACGCGGCGCGACGCATCCATTCCCGTGCCCGGTCCGCCTCGGGCTGCAGCCGCGCGAAGCCGTGGGTCATGCCGCTGGCCTCGATGGTGATGACGGGGGCATCGTGGCGCACCAGGAAGTCGGCATAGGCCAGGCCGTCGTCGCGCAGCACATCGTGCGCCGCCACCATCAGCACCGTCGCCGGCGGCCGCATCGGCGGCGCGGCCATCAGGTGCACGCGCGGATCGACGTGGGCAGCGCCCTGCGCCAGCGCCTCGGCGCCGATGAACTGGGTCCAGAACCAGGCCATCTCGTCACGCGTCAGGCCCGGACCATCGGCGAAGGCGCGGTAGCTTTCGGTGCTGAGCACCGGCGCCGCGACCGGATAGATCAGCAGCTGGGCGTCGACCCGCAGCGCGTCGCCGGCATTGAGCTGCTGCGCGGCCTGCGCCGCGAGATGGCCGCCGGCGCTGTCGCCGGCCACCGCCAGGAAATCAGGCGCCAGACCCAGCGCCTGGCGCTGGCCGGCGAGCCATACAACGGCTTCGGCGGCATCTTCGCAAGGCGCCGGGAAGGCGTGTTCCGGTGCCAGCCGGTAATCGACACTGGCGACGGCGCACCCGGTATCCGCCGCGAGCAAGGCCGCGACGGTGTGATGCGTCTGGGTAGAACCAATCACCCAGCCACCGCCGTGGAAGTACACCAGCAGCCGCGGCGTGGCCACGTCGGGCGGGCGGAACAGCCGTGCCTCGAGCGAGCGGCCGGCCAGTTCCACTTCGAGCCTCTGCACGACCACGCCCTCCGGATCCGGCCGCAACGAGGTGGCGGCAATCTCGGCGAAGCGGGCGCGCTGCGCCGGGACATCGGCCGGTACCGGCTCGGTGGCATAGCGTTCGGCCAGGCGGCGGTAATAGGCGAGCAGTTGCGGATCGATGGCCATGGTCGGCGGCGGGTCGGGGGAAATCGGGAAGGATGGGAAAAGGCGCGAATCAGGCGCCTTCAAGCTGGCGTGTCAGTTCAATCTTGCTGCAGCAATCCTGCACCGCCAGCAGCCCCGCCTCGGTGGCACGGCGCACCGCCTGGTCGTTGACGATGCCAAGCTGCAGCCAGACGCCGCGCGCACCGATGGCGATGGCTTCGTCGACCACAGCCGGGGTGTCTTCGGCGCGGCGGAAGATATCGACCCATGCGATGGGTGCGCCGGCCGCGTCGGCGGCATCGGCGGCCTCGCGCAACGTGGCGTGGCAGGTCTCGCCCAGGATGCGTTCGCCGGCATGGCGCGGATTGACCGGCACGATGCGGAAGCCGTGGCCCTGCAGGAATCCGGCGACTTCATGGCTGGGCCGTTCCGGCCGGTCGGACAGGCCGACCACGGCTACGGTCTTCATCGCCAGCATGGCTTGTATGGCTTGCTGCATCTCAGGCGGCATGGCGTCTCCGGTGGTGTGGACGTGAATGAGCGGGTGACCCTCGGGCTGCAGTGGCAAGGCGGGCAAACCACCGGCCAGGTCAATCGTAACCGTAATTGTCGCGCGGCATTTGGTGCGGAAACGAACACAGCAAGCGCTGACAAAAAGATAATCCCGCAACACGTGACGGCGCAAAACGTGACGCCAAGGCGCGAAAATATGCCGATCACGCCGGATTTCAGGCGCTCCGGTTTTCAACTTCTTTCAAAACGATACATTTTGTTACTGCCATGCCAGGGAGTTTCCCCCACAATGCATTGACACACCCGCGGCGCGGGCGTGGCGCCCCGGTGAAAATGGCAGTGCAGACTAAAAGGGGCGTGCTGAAGAAAGCCTTTTTGTAGCGTTTCCGGCAGTAATCCGATTTTCCGATCCAGCGTAAAGCTGGCTGGACCGGAGCACCAGGAAGACCGTTGCAGCGCGTGGCCTTTGCGGCCGGTGAGCGGATATTCGGATATCCGTTGCGCCTTGCTTGTCGACCTGGACCGAACCCGTTCCTTCGAATTGACCCCTCGAAGGGATTTTCCCGTCCGCGCGGAGCCTCCCCGGCCCGCGCGCTTTTTTTTGTCCAGGCGCGGCAAAAGCATATCGCTGCGCCCACAAAAAAGGCAGCCTCGCGGCTGCCTTTTTTAAATGTCGCATCGAAAAAACAACAATGCGACAGTCCTGCTCGATGCTTACTTCTTCCGACGCAGACGGGCAATCGCTGCCAGTTGCGCGGCGGCCACGGCCAGTTCGCTCTGGGCGCGGGCCAGGTCGAGGTCGCTGCTCTGGTTCTGCATCAGCTCCTCGGCGGCGCGCTTGGCTTCCTGGGCCTTGGCTTCGTCCAGGTCGCCACCGCGGATCGCGGTGTCGGCCAGCACGGTGACGTGCTTGGGCTGCACTTCGAGAATGCCGCCGGCAACGAACACGAACTCGTCGCTGCCGTCTTCCTTCTCGATGCGCACCGCACCCGGCTGGATGCGCGTGATCAGCGGCGTGTGCCCGGGCAGGATGCCCAGCTCACCCGACTCGCCCGGCAGCGCCACGAACTTCGCCTGGCCGGAGAAGATCGACGCTTCCGCGCTGACGACGTCTACAAGAATGGTTGCCATATCTGATCCTTTCTCCAATCGCTTCGCTCAAGCGGCCGACCCGGACCGAACCGGGTCGGCCTTCGCTCCCGCTGGCGCGGGAACGACAAGCAAGGCTTACTGGAGCTTCTTGGCCTTCTCGAAGGCTTCGTCGATCGAGCCGACCATGTAGAACGCCTGCTCGGGCAGGTGATCGCACTCGCCGTCGACCAGCATCTTGAAGCCGCGGATGGTTTCCTTCAGCGGCACGTACTTGCCCGGCGAACCCGTGAACACTTCGGCCACGTGGAACGGCTGCGACAGGAAACGCTGGATCTTACGCGCGCGGTTCACGGCCATCTTGTCTTCCGGCGACAGTTCGTCCATGCCCAGAATCGCGATGATGTCGCGCAGTTCCTTGTAGCGCTGCAGCGTCTGCTGCACGGCGCGCGCGACGCTGTAGTGCTCCTGGCCCACAACCTGCGGATCCATCTGGCGCGAGGTCGAGTCGAGCGGGTCCACTGCGGGGTAGATACCGAGAGCGGCGATGTCACGCGACAGCACCAGGGTCGAGTCCAGGTGCAGGAAGGTGGTTGCCGGCGACGGGTCGGTCAAGTCATCCGCAGGCACGTAGACGGCCTGGATCGAGGTGATCGAGCCGGTCTTGGTCGACGTAATACGCTCCTGCAGCTTGCCCATTTCTTCAGCCAGCGTCGGCTGGTAGCCCACGGCGGAAGGCATACGGCCCAGCAGTGCCGACACTTCGGTACCAGCCAGCGTGTAGCGGTAGATGTTGTCGACGAAGAACAGGATGTCGCGGCCTTCGTCGCGGAACTTCTCGGCCATGGTCAGGCCGGAAAGTGCCACGCGCAGACGGTTGCCCGGCGGCTCGTTCATCTGGCCGAACACCATGGCCACCTTGTCGAGCACGTTGGATTCCTTCATTTCGTGGTAGAAGTCGTTCCCTTCACGGGTACGCTCGCCCACGCCGGCGAACACCGACAGACCGCTGTGCTGCTTGGCGATGTTGTTGATGAGCTCCATCATGTTGACGGTCTTGCCCACGCCGGCACCACCGAACAGGCCCACCTTGCCGCCCTTGGCGAACGGGCAGATCAGGTCGATCACCTTGATGCCGGTTTCGAGCAGGTCGGTCGAAGGCGACAGTTCGTCGAACTTCGGCGCCTTCTGGTGAATCGCGCGGCGCTCTTCCGAAGCGATCGGGCCAGCTTCGTCAATGGGGCGACCCAGCACGTCCATGATGCGGCCCAGCGTGCCCTGACCCACCGGCACCGAGATCGGCGCTTCGGTGTTCTTCACGGGCATGCCGCGGCGCAGGCCGTCCGACGAACCGAGGGCAATGGTACGCACCACGCCGTCGCCCAGCTGCTGCTGGACTTCGAACGTCAGGCCCTTTTCGGCGAACGACGTTTCGCCGCTGTCTTCCAGCACCAGCGCGTCGTACACCTTCGGCATCGCGTCGCGCGGGAACTCGATGTCCACCACGGCGCCGATGCACTGCACAATATTTCCGATACTCATTTCGTATCTCCGATAGCTTGAATTCTTGACGCCTCAGACCGCTGCCGCGCCGCTGACGATCTCCGACAGTTCCTTGGTGATCGCTGCCTGCCGGGTCTTGTTGTAGTCCAGCTGCAGTTCGCCGATCACGTTCTTCGCGTTGTCGGATGCCGCCTTCATGGCCACCATGCGTGCCGACTGCTCGGACGCCATGTTCTCGGCCACGGCCTGGTACACCAGCGCCTCGACGTAGCGGACCAACAGCTCTTCCACCACGGTCTGCGCGTCAGGCTCGTAGATGTAGTCCCACGAATAGGCGCGCTTCTCTTCTTCCGTCTGCGACAGCTTGTCGGCGGCGAGCGGCAGAAGCTGCTCAACCATCGGTTCCTGCTTCATCGTGTTGATGAACTTGGTGTACGCCAGGTACACCGCGTCGACTTCACCGTTGGTGAATGCATCGAGCTGGACCTTGATCGCGCCGATCAGCTTTTCCAGGTGCGGGGTGTCGCCGAGCTGCACCACATTCGAGGCCACCTTGGCGCCGATGCGGCTCAGGAACTGCATGCCCTTGCTGCCGATGGCAGTGGCTTGCACACCCACGCCGCGGCCTTGCAGGCTCTTCAGCTCGTTGGTCACCGCACGCAGCACGTTCGTGTTCAGACCGCCGCACAGCCCCTTGTCGGTCGTCACCACGATCATGCCAACGCGCTTGACTTCGCGCTCCTGCATGAACGGGTGCTTGAACTCGGGGTTGGCCGAAGCCAGGTGCGCCGCGATGTTGCGCACTTTCTCGGCGTAGGGACGGGCATTGCGCATCCGCTCCTGCGCCTTGCGCATCTTGGATGCGGCGACCATCTCCATCGCCTTGGTGATCTTGCGCGTGTTCTGCACGCTCTTGATCTTGGTTCGAATTTCTTTCGTTCCGGCCATATCTTCCTCTCCGTCCGAACCAGCGCCGCGCCGGCGTCAGCCAGGCGCGGCGGCGGTGTCGGGGAATTGCGCAGTTAGAACGCGGCGGACTTCCTGAAATCCTCGATCGCGGCACGCAGGGCGGGCTCGTCTTCCTTCGACAGCACCTTGGTGTCTTCGATACGGTTGACGAGGTCGGCGTACTTGGTCTTCAGATGGTCGTGCAGGCCCTTCTCGAACGGCAGAATGTCCTTCACTTCCACGTTGTCGAGGAAGCCATTGTTGGCGGCGAACAGCGACGCAGCCAGCTGCCACACCTGCTGCGGCTGGTACTGGGCCTGCTTGAGCAGTTCGGTCACGCGGCGGCCGCGCTCGAGCTGCTTGCGGGTGGCGTCGTCCAGGTCCGAAGCAAACTGCGCGAACGCTGCCAGTTCACGGTACTGTGCCAGGTCGGTACGGATACCGCCGGACAGGTTCTTCACCACCTTGGTCTGTGCAGCACCACCCACGCGCGACACCGAGATACCGGCGTTGATGGCGGGACGAATACCGGCGTTGAACAGGTCGGTTTCCAGGAAGATCTGGCCGTCCGTGATCGAGATCACGTTGGTCGGCACGAACGCGGACACGTCGCCGGCCTGCGTTTCGATAATCGGCAGCGCGGTCAGCGAACCGGTCTTGCCCTTGACGGCGCCGTTGGTGAACTTCTCGACATAGTCTTCGTTCACGCGGGCAGCACGCTCCAGCAGGCGCGAGTGCAGGTAGAACACATCGCCCGGGTAGGCTTCGCGGCCCGGCGGGCGGCGCAGCAGCAGCGACACCTGGCGATAGGCCCAGGCTTGCTTGGTCAGGTCGTCATAAACGATCAGCGCGTCTTCGCCGCGGTCGCGGAAGTACTCACCCATGGTGCAGCCGGCGTAGGCGGCCAGGTACTGCATGGCGGCCGAGTCCGAAGCGGCGGCGGCCACGACGACGGTGTATTCCATCGCGCCGTGCTCTTCCAGCTTGCGCACCACGTTGGCGATCGTCGAAGCCTTCTGGCCAATGGCGACGTACACGCAGTACATGCCCTTGCCCTTCTGGTTGATGATCGCGTCGACGGCCACGGCAGTCTTGCCGGTCTGGCGGTCGCCAATGATCAGCTCACGCTGGCCACGGCCGATCGGCACCATGGAGTCGATCGACTTCAGGCCGGTCTGCACCGGCTGGCTCACCGACTGACGCGCGATCACGCCCGGCGCGACCTTCTCGATCACGTCGGTTTCCTTCGCGTTGATCGGACCCTTGCCGTCGATCGGCTGGCCCAGCGTGTTCACCACGCGGCCCAGCAGTTCCTTGCCAACGGGCACTTCCAGAATGCGGCCGGTGCACTTGACCGTGTCGCCTTCGGAAATGTGTTCGTAGTCGCCCAGCACCACGGCGCCGACCGAGTCGCGCTCGAGGTTCAGCGCGAGGCCGAAGGTGTTGCCGGGGAATTCCAGCATCTCGCCCTGCATCACGCCAGACAGGCCATGCACGCGGCAGATACCGTCGGTCACGGAGATCACCGTGCCGGTGTTGCGCACTTCAGCTTCGGCGCCAAGGCCCGAGATGCGGGTCTTGATCAGCTCGCTGATTTCTGAGGGGTTCAGTTGCATCACAATGCTCCTAATTCTTCAATCCGTCCGACGGCCGCTCAGGCGGCGGTCAGCGCGGTTTGCATGGCTGCCAGGCGCGCACGCACGGAGGTGTCGAGCACTTCGTCGCCAACCTTGACGCTGACGCCGCCGATCAGGGACGGGTCCACCGCCACCTGCGCGTACAGCTTGCGGCCGAACTTGCGTTCGAGTGCGGCGACCAGGTCGTTCAGCTGACCATCTTCCAGCGGGAATGCGCTGATGATCTCAACGTCGGACGACCCTTCGCGGGCGTTCTTGAGCGCATGGAACTGTTCGGCGATGTCGGGCATCACCGTCAGGCGGCCGTTTTCCACCAGCAGCTTGACGAAGCGGCGTGCCTCATCGCTGACCGGGGACTTCAGCACCGACAGGAACAGTTCGGCCAGCTTGTCGCCGGGAACGTTCGGATCGTCGGCGACCGCCTTCATGTCGGCATTGGCGGCAACTTGCCCCATTTCCGACACCAGCTCGGACCATGCACCCAGGTTGCCTGCGCTCGATTCACTGGCGACGCGGAACAGCGCCTCAGCGTAGGGACGGGCAATGGTTGCGGTTTCAGCCATGATTAGAGCTCAGCCTTGAGTTGATTGAGCAGGTCGCTGTGGACCTGCGCGTTCACTTCACGCTTGAGGATCTGCTCGGCACCCTTGACGGCCAGCACGGCAACCTGGTCGCGCAGTTCTTCGCGAGCACGGGTAACCTGCTGATCAGCATCGGCCTTGGCCTGGGCAATGATGCGTGCGGCTTCTGCCTGGGCGTTCTGCTTGATCTCGTCGGCCGTCAGCTGAGCGCGCTTCTCGGCGTCAGCGACGCGTTGAGCGCCTTCGGTGCGGGCTTCGGCCATGGCCTGGTCCACACGCTTGTTGGCGAGTTCAAGCTCGGCCTTGCCCTTCTCGGCAGCGGCGAGGCCATCGGCGATCTTCGTTGCGCGTTCGTCGAGCGCCTTCACCAGCGGCGGCCAAATGAATTTGGCAACAACCCACCACAGGATGAAGAACACGACCATCTGCGCAAAAAACGTTGCGTTCAGATTCATGGTGTGTTCCTTTCGGTAATCAAACTACAGATAAATGCACAAAAGGCGGCCAGGCTGGTGGCCCGCGCCGCCCGTCAGCATCATGCAGACCGAAAAGAATTACTTGATGACAGCCAGCAGCGGGTTGGCGAAGGCGAACAGCATCGCAACACCCACGCCGATCAGGAATGCCGCGTCGATCAGGCCAGCCAGCAGGAACATCTTGGTTTGCAGCGGGTTCATCAGTTCAGGCTGACGTGCGCAGGCTTCGATGTACTTGCCACCCATCAGGGCGATACCCAGGCAGGCGCCGATAGCGCCCAGGCCGATGATGATACCGATACCGATGGCGGTCAGACCCTGGATGTTGGCGAGAAATTCTTGCATGACGACTCCTTTAATTTAGAGAGACTTAGAACCAAAAAACCAAAAACCAAAAAACCTAAAACCTTGAACCTGCGCTGATCAATGGTGATCGTGAGCCTGGCCGATATACACCAGCGTCAGCATCATGAAAATGAAGGCCTGGAGCAGCACGATCAGGATGTGGAAGATCGCCCATACCGTGCCAGCCACCACGTGGCCGACAAAGCCCAGCGCGGACAGGTCGGCGCTGAACGTCCAGATGGAACCCAGCAGCGCGATCAGCAGGAACACGAGTTCGCCGGCGTACATGTTGCCGAACAACCGCATGCCGAGCGAAACCGCCTTGGCGAGGAATTCGATCAGGTTCAGGACCAGGTTGAACGGGGCCAGGTAC
This window harbors:
- a CDS encoding alpha/beta hydrolase, whose product is MAIDPQLLAYYRRLAERYATEPVPADVPAQRARFAEIAATSLRPDPEGVVVQRLEVELAGRSLEARLFRPPDVATPRLLVYFHGGGWVIGSTQTHHTVAALLAADTGCAVASVDYRLAPEHAFPAPCEDAAEAVVWLAGQRQALGLAPDFLAVAGDSAGGHLAAQAAQQLNAGDALRVDAQLLIYPVAAPVLSTESYRAFADGPGLTRDEMAWFWTQFIGAEALAQGAAHVDPRVHLMAAPPMRPPATVLMVAAHDVLRDDGLAYADFLVRHDAPVITIEASGMTHGFARLQPEADRAREWMRRAASAFTGMIDDV
- the hemE gene encoding uroporphyrinogen decarboxylase — translated: MTMTALQNDTFLRALRRQQTEYTPLWLMRQAGRYLPEYNATRARAGSFLGLAKNPAYATEVTLQPLDRYPLDAAILFSDILTVPDAMGLGLSFAQGEGPRFAHPLRTEADVHKLAVPDMVSLQYVFDAVREIRRALVQDGRQRVPLIGFSGSPWTLACYMVEGGGSDDFRTVKAMMYGRPDLMHRILEINAQAVTAYLNAQIEAGAQAVMIFDTWGGALADGMYQAFSLAYMRRVLAGLKREHAGQQVPAIVFTKGGGLWLEALADTGADAIGLDWTVNLTEARRRTGGRVALQGNIDPTVLFAPEAAIRAQVRGVLDSYAAGGGSDGHVFNLGHGISQFTPPESVSVLVDEVHRHSRQLRAAGK
- a CDS encoding IS110 family transposase; the encoded protein is MSVISVVGIDVAKAHVDVCVLGANRDTQQFANDAEGHSALAATLQPLGIGLVVMEATGGYEAALVCALQAAGQPVAVINPRQARDFAKSMGRLAKTDTIDARMLAELASVLVQREDLARFLRPLADAQQQWLAALVTRRRQLLTMLNAERQRLQITPAGLHPSIEAIVAAIKAQLDDVEAQMVGHMREHFGELDRLLQSASGIGPVASATLIAELPELGRLSRREIAALVGVAPMANDSGSSRGRRRILGGRFEIRRVLYMATLTATRHNPAIKAFYQRLTAAGKLPKVALVACMRKLLTVLNAMVRTSTPWGKSLHRT
- a CDS encoding CoA-binding protein, producing the protein MPPEMQQAIQAMLAMKTVAVVGLSDRPERPSHEVAGFLQGHGFRIVPVNPRHAGERILGETCHATLREAADAADAAGAPIAWVDIFRRAEDTPAVVDEAIAIGARGVWLQLGIVNDQAVRRATEAGLLAVQDCCSKIELTRQLEGA
- a CDS encoding F0F1 ATP synthase subunit epsilon, coding for MATILVDVVSAEASIFSGQAKFVALPGESGELGILPGHTPLITRIQPGAVRIEKEDGSDEFVFVAGGILEVQPKHVTVLADTAIRGGDLDEAKAQEAKRAAEELMQNQSSDLDLARAQSELAVAAAQLAAIARLRRKK
- a CDS encoding primosomal protein N', which encodes MLPDSGTLPCEPVAPSSAAASAVPLVIRVALDTPADDCFDYLAIADVAPGDLVVVPFGRRSMVGVAVEFAHGSTVPVDKLRPVAQRLDWLAPLQPDWIGLAAFAARYYQRRLGEVMLPALPPALREAESWPSLAQRARTDEYRVLPGQAEPLLAAVPPRARSVRALAQALAERAATGEPLSLAQARVLCAAAPSRLAEWQAAGWVEASRTARTLLPTDPARPPSAAPPLHDEQRAAVQAIAEAEGFAPFLLHGVTGSGKTEVYLHAMQAVLARDPHAQVLMLVPEINLTPQLQGRIAARFPQLPLAVLHSGLADQERSLQWLAAHRGEARIVLGTRMAVMASLPALALIVVDEEHDTSYKQQEGLRYSARDLAVWRAKQRGIRVVLGSATPSMETWWRAGQGTYRKLVLRERAQADAALPAVRLVDLNHERQRQRALFEGLSVPLLEAIDARLARGEQSLLFLNRRGYAPVVACDSCGWLSGCPRCSAYLVLHRPERRLRCHHCGLEAPVPHHCPDCGNVDIAPLGRGTQRIEEALAARFPQARIARIDADSTRRKGSAQAMFDEVHAGEVDILVGTQMVAKGHDFQRVTLVGIVHPDAAMFSHDFRAAEHLFASLMQVAGRAGRAGLPGEVLIQTRYPDTPALQALTRHDYDGFAASQLRERRQAGLPPFCFQVLVTAEHGQLERALEFLEAARRHAGHCTLAAGVQLHDPVPMSMVRVFNRERAQMLVEASARPVLQRFVAEWVQTFAEVGTAVKGVRWQLEIDPLRI
- the atpD gene encoding F0F1 ATP synthase subunit beta, which produces MSIGNIVQCIGAVVDIEFPRDAMPKVYDALVLEDSGETSFAEKGLTFEVQQQLGDGVVRTIALGSSDGLRRGMPVKNTEAPISVPVGQGTLGRIMDVLGRPIDEAGPIASEERRAIHQKAPKFDELSPSTDLLETGIKVIDLICPFAKGGKVGLFGGAGVGKTVNMMELINNIAKQHSGLSVFAGVGERTREGNDFYHEMKESNVLDKVAMVFGQMNEPPGNRLRVALSGLTMAEKFRDEGRDILFFVDNIYRYTLAGTEVSALLGRMPSAVGYQPTLAEEMGKLQERITSTKTGSITSIQAVYVPADDLTDPSPATTFLHLDSTLVLSRDIAALGIYPAVDPLDSTSRQMDPQVVGQEHYSVARAVQQTLQRYKELRDIIAILGMDELSPEDKMAVNRARKIQRFLSQPFHVAEVFTGSPGKYVPLKETIRGFKMLVDGECDHLPEQAFYMVGSIDEAFEKAKKLQ